The Candidatus Krumholzibacteriia bacterium genome contains the following window.
TCGATTCCGCCACCTCTACCGGCGTCTCGTCGCCGGGCATGTTGATCTCCATGGTCTGTGGCCGATTGAAGACCGTCGTCAACATGAAGAAGGTGATGAGAAGCATCACGACATCGACCATCGGTGTCATGTCGATGCGCACGTTGAGCCGCCGCCGGCCCTTGTGCAGCTTCTTGCCGTGCCGCGCCTGGCGCGGTGCACCGACATCGCTTCCCGCCATCGACCCTCCTCAGCCTTGCTCGAGCTCGGTGACCAGGTTGAAGCGCGTAATCTTCACTTTCTGCAACACATCCATCACGTCCTGGATGGGACCGTAGGGTGCGCCCTTGTCGCCCTTGAGAACCGTGCGCAATTTCGGATTGAGGCTGCGGGCGCGCATCAACAAGGTCGCGAGTTGTTCGGAGGTCTCGATGCGCACGCCGCCACTCAGCTGGTGCTCGGTGCCGAACAGCTCACCGCGCAGGCGCTGGGAGTCGACGTTGAGATACACGCGCTCATCCTTGCTCACGGTGATGGTGAGGACGTCGGACTCGGGAAGCTTGATGACCGAGTTCGACACGGGCAGCACGATCTCGGCCTCGGCAGGTGGCTTGAAATGCGTCGTCAACATGAAAAAGGTGAGTAACAACATGACCACGTCGACCATCGGAGTCATGTCGATGAAGATGCTGATCCGACCCTTCCGCTTCCGCACCACCCCTCCAATCAGTTCGCTAGAGATCCAGCCAGGGCCCCCCGCATCCTCTCTCCGGGTTGGTCCTGCAGTGACTTCTCCACCAAGGTCTGCACCATGGCGTAGTTGGCCGCCTCGTCGATCGTGTAGGTGAAGTCATCGATCCGAGTGAAAAAGTAGTTGTAGGCGATGATCCCGATGATCGCGACGAGCAAACCGCCGGCCGTGTTCACCAGGGCCTCGGAGATCCCCTGCGACAAGGCGATGGCGTCCGGAGCCCCCGAGTGGGCTAGGGCCTTGAAGGAACGGATCATGCCCAGCGTCGTACCCAGCAGCCCCACGAGGGTGGAGATCGAGGCGATGGTGGAGATCGACGACAGGTTCCGTTCGAGGAGCGGGACCTCCAGCATCATCGACTCCTGCATCGCGGACTGTACTTCTTGCTGCACCAGCTTCGGGTCGTTCGTCGAGGCACGCATCAGCCGAAACTTCTCCAGTCCCGCGCGCATGATGTTGGCGCAGGAACCACGCTGCGTTTGGCAGGCCTGGATCGCCGCGTCGATTTCCATGGCTTCGACGTGCTTCTGGATGCGCTTCAGGAAGAGGCTCAGCGGTCCACTCCCGCGAGCTCGTTGCAGCGCCAGGAGGCGCTCGATGATGAAGGCGACGACCATGATGGATAGCGTCATCAGGACGATGACGAGCTGCCCACCCGCCTTGATGTAATCCGGCAGCAGAAGACTATAGATGATGCTCGAGATCACCAGTGCGGCGATCAGGATGAGTGCTATGAACAGCCCCGGTCTCAAGGTCGTCTCCTTACATTCTGGGGTCGTGCATGACTCTGCTACGCCCTGTGGTGCCCGGTAATGCTCTGAGAAAACACTAGCAGCGCGTGATTAGGATTGTGTGTTGGAGGTATGATGGTTCCGTCATCCGCTGCGGTGAACACGATCTTTACAAATGCGCCGCCGGAGGGATCACCGCGATCCTCTGCAGCTCTGGTGAGCACCAAAGACTTCAGTCAGGCCGGCAATGAAAATGCCGGTGAATCGAGGCTCGGCCTCGCGACGGAAAATCGTTCGGGTGGTACTTAGGTGGGCAAGGTTGTCGCAGTGGGGGTGCACCGTTGAGGAGGGGTGGTCCATGCTCGGTGTGCAACCATGCTGTGAGGACCACCCCTACCCGTTCCGCCACTCCTGAACGACGACTCGAGAGGGCAGTGTAGACGAGGTCTGCGAAGATCCCGTGATCCAGACTTCAAGATTTGGAGAAATCGGCGCATTTTCGTGCGACCGCAGGGCGGCTCATCGGC
Protein-coding sequences here:
- a CDS encoding MotA/TolQ/ExbB proton channel family protein, with amino-acid sequence MRPGLFIALILIAALVISSIIYSLLLPDYIKAGGQLVIVLMTLSIMVVAFIIERLLALQRARGSGPLSLFLKRIQKHVEAMEIDAAIQACQTQRGSCANIMRAGLEKFRLMRASTNDPKLVQQEVQSAMQESMMLEVPLLERNLSSISTIASISTLVGLLGTTLGMIRSFKALAHSGAPDAIALSQGISEALVNTAGGLLVAIIGIIAYNYFFTRIDDFTYTIDEAANYAMVQTLVEKSLQDQPGERMRGALAGSLAN
- a CDS encoding biopolymer transporter ExbD, yielding MRKRKGRISIFIDMTPMVDVVMLLLTFFMLTTHFKPPAEAEIVLPVSNSVIKLPESDVLTITVSKDERVYLNVDSQRLRGELFGTEHQLSGGVRIETSEQLATLLMRARSLNPKLRTVLKGDKGAPYGPIQDVMDVLQKVKITRFNLVTELEQG